Part of the Propioniciclava sp. MC1595 genome is shown below.
GAACAGGACGGACGCCGCCACCGGACGCGGCCACAGCGCGTGTTCGGGCCGGACGTCCGGCCCGCACGAGCGGGAGCCGAGGCCGTGCTGTGCCAGGTCGAGGTAGAGGTGGACGCCGTGGGAGCGGGGAAGCTCGTGGGGGTGGCGGGCGGCCGTCCACTCCTCGGCGCTGTGGCGCGCCACCACGAAGCCGGGGCGGGCCCCGGCCACGGGGGTGGTGGTCACGCTGAACGAAGGCAGGCCCGCGCCGGCCAGCCGAAGTTCACGCAGCGCCTCGCGGTGCCCGCTCTCCTGCGGGACGGCGTACCGCACGGTGAGGTCGTCGACGGCGGCCGAGAACCGGCCCACGCGCGCGGCGACCCGGCTGTCGGCGTAGTTCTCGCCCGGGCCCGTGCCGAACCACGACGCCTCGGCGTACCCGGCGGGCAGCCGCAGGTGGACGCCCACGCGCGGCCACGTGACGGTCCAGCCCGCCGACGGCTGGACGTCGACGTCCAGCTGCAGGGCGCCGGCTGACCACCGCCACCGCTGCTCGACGGTCAGGTGCTGCGCCGAGTTGGCGGCGGCGAGCAGGTACCGCGTGGTGAGCCCGTCGGGCCCTGGCACCAGCGCCACGAGCCGCGGCTGCAGCCGGTCGAGCCCGGCCTCCCGCCACCGTTCGGCGGACGACGGCCCGTCGACGCCGAGCCCCATGGTCTCGGCCGGGTCGGCCAGCTCGTACGACCCGCGCGTCGCGAGGGAGTCGTTCTCGGTGGGGGCGCGCCACAGCGTGACCTCCCCGCCGAGGGCGGGGAGCGGGCCCACCGACAGCAGGTGTCCCCAGCGGTCGAACCGGGCCTCGCCGAGGGCGTACCCCCCGTCGTCGCTGGGGACGGCGGGCTCCGGGGCGGCCACCGGCGCGGCGGACGCCCCCGGCTCGACGACCCCGAGCGGCAGCTGTGCGGTGGTGACCACGTGCCCGGCCGTGGCCCACGGCGTCCGGTCGGCCAGGGCCGCGGTGACGGTGAGCCAGTGCTCACCCGCCGCGCCGCGGTCGAGGGTCGGTAGGGGCACGGACGTGGAGTCGCCTGCCGCAACCGGCGGTACGGCCAGGATCCCGGACGCCACCGCGCGGCCGTCGACCTCGTGCACCCACCCGAAGGTGAGGTCGCCGGTGTCGCCGTCGTGGCGCCGGTTGTCGACGGTCACCCCTTCGGCCGCCAGGACCACCTTGATGGGCGTCACCACCGCCGCGTACTCGGCGAGCATCGGGGTCGGCGTCCCGTCGGCCAGCACCATGCCGTCGCACACGAAGCTCCCGTCGTGGAAGACCTCGCCGAAGTCGCCGCCGTAGGCGTGGAACGGAGTGCCGTCGGCGGTGGCCGTGAGGATGCCGTGGTCGCGCCATTCCCACACGAAGCCGCCGTGGAGCGCCGGATGCGCGTCGAATGTGGCCTCGTACGTGGCGATCCCGCCGGCGCCGTTGCCCATCGCGTGGACGTACTCGCACTCGATGATCGGGCGACCCGGTCGCGTCCGGGTGAGCTCGACGAGTTCCTCGACGGTGGCGTACATGCGCGACACCACGTCGACGTACCGGTCGGTGTGGTCGTTCTCGTAGTGCACCGGACGCCCCGGGTCGCGCCGACGGATCCACGTGGCCATTGCGGCCAGGTTGCCCCCCTGCCCGGACTCGTTCCCGAGCGACCACGCGATGATGCAGGGATGGTTCTTGTCGCGCTCGACCATGCGGTGGGCGCGGTCGAGGTAGACCTCGCGCCAGTCGGGGTCGTCGGAGGGGTTGCCGACCCAGCCGTTCGTCTCGAAGCCGTGCGTCTCGAGGTCGCACTCGTCGATGACCCAGAAGCCCAACTCGTCCGCGAGGTCGAGCAGCACCGGGTGGGGCGGGTAGTGGCTGGTGCGGATCGCGTTGATGTTGTGCCGCTTCATGAGCAGCATCGCCTCGCGCACCTTCGGGGCGTCGAACACGCGGCCCTCGATCGGGTCGAAGTCGTGACGGTTCACGCCGCGGAGGCGGAGGCGGCGTCCGTTCACCAGCCAGGCGTCGCCCACGACCTCGACGCGACGGAAGCCCGTCCGCACCGTGACCGTCTCGGCGGCGTTCGCCACCACCACCTCGTACAGCCGGGGTACGTCGGCGCTCCACGGCTCGACGGGGCCGACGTCGAGGGCGTGTGCCGCCGCGGCGTCCCGAAGCTCGGCCTCCAGACCCAGCTCGGGGCACCTCACCCGCACGGGGTAGGCCTCCGGCG
Proteins encoded:
- a CDS encoding glycoside hydrolase family 2 TIM barrel-domain containing protein is translated as MTITAQHPHPLRLGAAYYPEYQPSLERDLDLMRAAHFNVIRVGESVWSTWEPRNGEFDLEWLQPVLDGAHAQGIGVILGTPTYTVPPWLWRTYPEIAGDVATGRPQGWGRRQEVDITHAAFRFHAERVIRAVMARYAAHPAVIGVQVDNEPGAMLLHNHNTFVGFLDWLRERYGDVETLNRAWGLVYWSHRIGDWSELWCPDGNLQPQYALAWRRYQDELVTGFIGWQADLVRQYMRDDQFVTTCVALDRPAVHEEQVVRRLDVPALNAYHGVEEHLDLAQQLTRPDHWIRTGVAGLLELGDRGYALRQERFLVTETRRSSSTSRSRSTSSPASPSGRPRADPPPRPRRRAGGGFATHLDHHRTPPASTTTARPSEEPMPATASPDIAYIEEISPGSGRRVAPRAHLNSDSPVLDLCGDWRFRLYPSAGEADAAASDPGFDDSGWDAIDVPSHWVLRGDGRWGRPAYTNVKYPFPLDPPHVPDANPTGDHRRRFVLPPDWLAGGRVWLRFDGLESLGRVWLNGHEVGVVRGSRLRQELDVTDQVRAGGNVLVVRVHQWSAMSYVEDQDQWWLPGIFREVTLLHRPDAGLDDVWLRADRDPATGRGTLTVELSCPPEAYPVRVRCPELGLEAELRDAAAAHALDVGPVEPWSADVPRLYEVVVANAAETVTVRTGFRRVEVVGDAWLVNGRRLRLRGVNRHDFDPIEGRVFDAPKVREAMLLMKRHNINAIRTSHYPPHPVLLDLADELGFWVIDECDLETHGFETNGWVGNPSDDPDWREVYLDRAHRMVERDKNHPCIIAWSLGNESGQGGNLAAMATWIRRRDPGRPVHYENDHTDRYVDVVSRMYATVEELVELTRTRPGRPIIECEYVHAMGNGAGGIATYEATFDAHPALHGGFVWEWRDHGILTATADGTPFHAYGGDFGEVFHDGSFVCDGMVLADGTPTPMLAEYAAVVTPIKVVLAAEGVTVDNRRHDGDTGDLTFGWVHEVDGRAVASGILAVPPVAAGDSTSVPLPTLDRGAAGEHWLTVTAALADRTPWATAGHVVTTAQLPLGVVEPGASAAPVAAPEPAVPSDDGGYALGEARFDRWGHLLSVGPLPALGGEVTLWRAPTENDSLATRGSYELADPAETMGLGVDGPSSAERWREAGLDRLQPRLVALVPGPDGLTTRYLLAAANSAQHLTVEQRWRWSAGALQLDVDVQPSAGWTVTWPRVGVHLRLPAGYAEASWFGTGPGENYADSRVAARVGRFSAAVDDLTVRYAVPQESGHREALRELRLAGAGLPSFSVTTTPVAGARPGFVVARHSAEEWTAARHPHELPRSHGVHLYLDLAQHGLGSRSCGPDVRPEHALWPRPVAASVLFRVGHVDRADG